The genomic interval CCCTTTATAGAAATCCGCAATATATTGTGCTGTTTTCTCTTCCTGGAAAGAAAGTTCTGGATGTTGATGTAAGTAACGTCTAATCTCAATCATTTTGTCTTCTTTTGCTTTTAAAGTTTCAATTAATTGTTTATTCATGTCCTTCATCTCCTTATGTATATTATTTATTCCCTTTTATTATATATAAAACAAAAAAGAACAAATTATGAAACCATAGTTTGCTCTTCTTCACGCATATAATTATTCATCTTTCACATATTCAAACAAATCTCCAGGTTGACAGTCCAGCGCCTTACAAATAGCTTCAAGTGTTGAGAACCGTACTGCTTTTACTTTACCCGTCTTTAAGTTTGATAAATTTGCAACACTAACATCAACCATTTCGGAAAGCTCATTTAACTTAACTTTCCGATCAGCCATTACTCTATCTAACCTAACTATTATCATAACTTCACATCCTAAACAGTTGCATCATATTCATTCTGTAAATACTCGCCATATCGGAAAGCTCTACCGATAAACCAGATTGTTATAGCAATTAAAATTATATTCCAATCTAATGATATTAAATTATAACTCACTTTTCTGATAACATCAGCTTCCGATAAATAATGAGATAAATTTAATGATTTGTCAATAAACATACTTAACATTGAAATCATCAACTTGTATGTATGTCCTGCAAATAAAAATAAAATAGCAATTGTTTCAATAAACTTTCCGTTGTTATTACTAAAGACTTCATTCTTACTGAACTTATGAATTAATTTTCTTGCATACCACATCATTAATAAGAATAAAACTGCATTCAATATTGCGATGATTAAAACACTGATAAGCAGCCCTTTATTAACCGCCAGATGCTCACTAATAAAACTTTTCGTAAATTCATAATTTAAACCACCTATACTCATCATTACCTTCGAATGATCGGACTGGAGAAACTTATTCAAAGTCCCTTCAGAAACAGAATTAATAAATATTGTTAATCCGACTAAAGCAAGCGTTCCAATCCCTGATAATACAACACCAATAAGGTATATAATATCCATTACCTTAAGCAAAACTTTAAAACGACTCACACTATTCTCATTCATCTGTGACACCTCTTCCTTGTATTATGTTCAATTACATAATAACACCTATTTTTATGAATTACAATAACTATTTATCGATAAACGATAAAGTTTTGCCTATAAACATCGATTTCATGAAGTTCGCATATCCAATGAGATAGATTGAGGTGCATCATTATCAACCAAAATGGATACAATGCGTATGAAGAAAAAGCAATAAAATGGTTTGAAAAGAAATAAAAACACCCAACCACATTTTAGTAGTTAGGTGAATGTCTTACACACGTTTCGGATCTTTTCCGTATTTGTTGTCGCCTTCATTACCGTTGATAAAATTAACGATGAATAAGAAGAGCATCGGTATTGCTAAGATTAATGAGATGATTACTAAAGTTGTCGAATTGCCTGTTAATTTCGTATTAAACAGCGGCATTATGCGATTAAATACAAATTCCAGTAAAGTCGCAGCCACAGTCAGCACGATTGCGATTTTACCGTTCATATTAATGTCCTGCATACGGCGGCTTGCCTGAGCCATCGCCGGGATTGTTGTGAAGTACGGGAATATTGTGCCTACAAAGAAATTGTAATGCTCTGATAAATTCATCCTATCTGATGTAACTAAATCAATTAGAAGCACTATTACACCTAGAATGAAGGCGATAATGAAGTTACCTAATATATTCAGCCATACTTCTCTTCTTCTCGCACGTCCTTTAAACAAGAACGCTTTCGTCCAGAATGCAATCATCGCATCTTTTATTGACATATTATTTTCCATAATGTTCACCTCTCACTTCTACACCAATGTACATATTGCCGTCTTTCAATTGTTTTTTATATTGCTTAAATTTTTCTACATCATGCTGGAAGTGAAGTTTATACGTTACACCTTCCACCGCTTCTTCTGTTTTAGTATTGACTTCACTATCCTCAACAAATGTAAAGCGCTCATACTTACCTGCATAATATTGATTGTCTTTCATATGTACAGGTATAACTGTATATTCTTTAAACGCATCTACTTTATTTTGATAAATATGGAAATTCATATTTTTAGATTTAATTACGCCAACCGGTTTACCGAATGATTCTTTCGTAACAGCACTTAATGCCGCTTCTTCTGTATCGAATGCTTTCATCGATTCATTCATACCAATCTTATTATTTCCTTTATCGAGCCATATACCTTTTTCATTCATCTGAATAACGCCATCTTTTAACTCAGTTGCTAAAGTAACACCTTCTGATTCATCTACATTTCTTATGATACGATTTTCAAGTTTCGTTCCTTTACTGAATGCGCCTGTCTGAATATGATGCACACCAGCTTTACTCTTAATATCCCATGATTTACTTTTAAACTTTTTGTTTGTACTAATCAGATTAAAATCATTCTCAGGGAAAGTAAGCTCTGTTACGTCTTTATGTTTTTGCTCAATAAAACCAGTGTATAAATATAATGATGCTTTATGACTAGCCTTCTTTATTTCCAGAACATAGTAATGATTGTTCGGTAGTTTGTAAATGTGTTCAGTTATTGATCCAATCACATTAAAATCAGTTCCCATTGCATCATTAATTGTGCTTGATGCTTCTTCAAAACTTTCATATTGCCCTGCATATAATTCAGATGCAACAGCATCATCAGTCAACTGATCTCCAAGCATATAGTCTTTAACATCCCATATGAGAGATACAAGTAAAAATGCGATAAATAGACCTAATAATCCTTTCTTCATCCATACATCCCCACTATTCATTTGTATTTTATTCCATTATTTACATGATAATTCTAAATTATTACAGGTGTCAATTTAATTTATATTTTTAAACAAAAAACCGACGAATCATTCGTCGGTTCATGTTTAAGACATGACTTGTGCATATTGTGCCTGCTGTAATTGATAGTATTTCCCTTGTTGTGCAATGAGCTCATCGTGACTGCCACTTTCAACGATACGCCCGTTCTCTATGAAAAGGATTCGGTCCACATCTCTTATCGTTGATAGACGGTGGGCAATCGTCAGTGTTGTACGCCCTTCTGATAATCGTTTAAATGCTGCCTGTATACGATTCTCTGTTTCAACGTCGAGCGCACTTGTCGCCTCGTCCAGTATAATAATCGGTGGGTTCTTCAAGAACATACGTGCAATAGAAACACGCTGCTTCTGTCCACCCGATAACTTCGTACCACGCTCTCCTACAATCGTGTGGATTCCTTCTGGCAGTGTATCAACAAATGATTTCAGCTGCGCTTGTTCAACTGCCCACATGATTTCCTCATCAGTCGCATCTAAATTTCCATACGCGATATTCTCTTTTAACGTACCGCTAAATAGAAATACATCTTGCTGCACGATGCCAATCTGTTTACGCAGAGATGATAATGTATAGTCTTTAATATTCTGTCCATTTAAAGTAATCTCACCGTGTGATGGATCATAAAACCTCGGCAGTAACGAACAGATCGTCGTCTTGCCACCACCACTCGGTCCGACAAGCGCGATTTGTTCTCCACGTTTTATTGAAAACGAAAGATTGTCAAGAATCGTCTGTTCGCCGTACTTGAATGTCACATGGTCATACACTATCTCTTCTGGTTCTTGTTTGAAACTAATGGCATGTGCGCTATCTTTAACAGTAGGTTCTGTTGCCATTATTTCTTTGAAGTTGTTAAAGCCAGCAATACCTTTCGGGAAAAGTTCGATAATCAAGTTAATCGACTGTAACGGCTTGAATAATATATCCGTAATCATAATAAACGCAACGAATTCTCCGTAGCTCATCATGTTCTGTAAAACAAAGTAACAGCCTAATATCAATACAATAATTAACGTGAACTTCTGCGATATATAGCCAATAGACGTGTTCCAAGACATATAATTATACGCCTTTAATTTCGTGCGTCTGAAGTCTTCATTCGTCTTTTTAAAACGTTCGTTTTCATAATGCTCATTCGTGAATGCCTGCACTAGACGAATACCACCAATTGTCTCACTGATTACATCGTTAAACGCAGATACATTACCAAACAATCTGCGGAACTGTGTCGTCATCTTACGGTTAAAGTATAACGTTAATGCGAATATAAGCGGCACGATACAAAACGTGATTAACGCAAGTTTCACATCAATCGTGAGCATAATAATCAGCGCACCAATAACCGTCATCACGGCAACGAACACCTCTTCAGGACCATGATGTGCAAGTTCACCGATATCCATCAAATCGTTCGTCAGTCGACCCATGAGTTTCCCAGTCTTATTGCGGTCAAAGAATCCGAAGTTCAAACGTTGCATATGCTGATACAGTTCATTACGTATATCCCGTTCAATATTTGTTCCGAGTTTATGCCCCCAGTAAGTCACGATAAATTTAAGAACCGTGACAAACCCGAACACTAAAAATAAACCAATCGCACCAAGCACGATATTCGGCCAGTCTTTCGACGGTAACAGCTTATCAATAAACAAACTTGTCATTAATGGAAAGATAAGTTCCAACACGCCGACAAAAACCGCTGAACCAAAATCTAACATCAACAAGCCTTTATACGGCTTGTAATATTCAAAAAATGATTTCATATGTACTACCTCAACATTTTTAATAATATCTATATTTTAACATAGAGCTAGATAAAGATGTTTTCATATATTAAATACAAAATAAGAAGCCACTTCACTTAAGACGTGGCTTTCTCTTTTAACTCTTTTATCTCCTGTCTGTCAACAAAATGTCTTATACTTGTACCTACTGCTGCACCGAAAATAGCAACCGTAAAACCAAACAACCCTGACGTATCTAAATCATTACTCTTGTAATACATATACAATAACCCTGAGATAATTAATATTACTGCAAGCACTGTATATTCATACTTCTTCTGTGCTACACGTCGTTCTAACCCTGCCAGTCGATCTGTATGAAGTAACTGTCTGAGTCTCGTTTCGTGAGGAATGATAAAGAATGGTCCAATTAGAATCACCATAAGAAAAGTAAATATAAACGGGTCCTGCTGCACGCCACTATCAATCAATAACCATATTAACATCACTACAATGGTTCCGTAGATAAGATAATTTAGCCATAGTTTTGATGTCATATCATGACCTACTTTCTAATTTTTAATAGACTTATAACTTCACTTACTAATATACTAGACATCCTCAAAATCATAGTCTTCATACAATTTATCGCGATCGGTTGGTTTATTCTTACTGTTTGCAAACAATGGTATTAAAATGATGAGTAATATGCCAACGGTGCTTGTACTATGCATAATAACGTTAGAATAATAACTATAAGCATAGATTAATGGTAATCCTATAAATCCAAGCGCTAAATATACAGCTGGAGATTTTCTTAAAAATCTGAATCGCTTGATCTCTGATGATAAAGTTGTTAAATACAATAGTAAGAAAAAACAAATAATAAAGCTAAATCGTTTAAACTGATCCAGCG from Macrococcus armenti carries:
- a CDS encoding ABC transporter ATP-binding protein, encoding MKSFFEYYKPYKGLLMLDFGSAVFVGVLELIFPLMTSLFIDKLLPSKDWPNIVLGAIGLFLVFGFVTVLKFIVTYWGHKLGTNIERDIRNELYQHMQRLNFGFFDRNKTGKLMGRLTNDLMDIGELAHHGPEEVFVAVMTVIGALIIMLTIDVKLALITFCIVPLIFALTLYFNRKMTTQFRRLFGNVSAFNDVISETIGGIRLVQAFTNEHYENERFKKTNEDFRRTKLKAYNYMSWNTSIGYISQKFTLIIVLILGCYFVLQNMMSYGEFVAFIMITDILFKPLQSINLIIELFPKGIAGFNNFKEIMATEPTVKDSAHAISFKQEPEEIVYDHVTFKYGEQTILDNLSFSIKRGEQIALVGPSGGGKTTICSLLPRFYDPSHGEITLNGQNIKDYTLSSLRKQIGIVQQDVFLFSGTLKENIAYGNLDATDEEIMWAVEQAQLKSFVDTLPEGIHTIVGERGTKLSGGQKQRVSIARMFLKNPPIIILDEATSALDVETENRIQAAFKRLSEGRTTLTIAHRLSTIRDVDRILFIENGRIVESGSHDELIAQQGKYYQLQQAQYAQVMS
- a CDS encoding DUF2975 domain-containing protein codes for the protein MDIIYLIGVVLSGIGTLALVGLTIFINSVSEGTLNKFLQSDHSKVMMSIGGLNYEFTKSFISEHLAVNKGLLISVLIIAILNAVLFLLMMWYARKLIHKFSKNEVFSNNNGKFIETIAILFLFAGHTYKLMISMLSMFIDKSLNLSHYLSEADVIRKVSYNLISLDWNIILIAITIWFIGRAFRYGEYLQNEYDATV
- a CDS encoding DUF805 domain-containing protein; this encodes MENNMSIKDAMIAFWTKAFLFKGRARRREVWLNILGNFIIAFILGVIVLLIDLVTSDRMNLSEHYNFFVGTIFPYFTTIPAMAQASRRMQDINMNGKIAIVLTVAATLLEFVFNRIMPLFNTKLTGNSTTLVIISLILAIPMLFLFIVNFINGNEGDNKYGKDPKRV
- a CDS encoding helix-turn-helix domain-containing protein, whose amino-acid sequence is MIIVRLDRVMADRKVKLNELSEMVDVSVANLSNLKTGKVKAVRFSTLEAICKALDCQPGDLFEYVKDE